From the genome of Sylvia atricapilla isolate bSylAtr1 chromosome 19, bSylAtr1.pri, whole genome shotgun sequence:
cttcccttcccctccctgcccaaattgaatttccatttctgttgGCGAGGCAATGGATTATAGCTCGaagggctgctgcctgctccagcccctaATTTGGCGCATCGATTGTGTTTAAACTCCTTACCTGCGGGTCAGCTTTGGTGGCAGGcgggcagccctggctcctgtcgatggaggcagcagctccccggctcctgctgctcccaaggCCAGGCTCTGGGAGGCACGGCTTATCCCCAGGACTGAGCATGGAAAGCCGCGGCTGTTTGTCCCCGGGAGGGTTTGGGTGTGCGGCTCTGCGGGGATGGGGTCACAACACCCATGAAACCCCCCGGCGGGGGGCGATGCTGCTGCCGGGGCGTTCAGCACCCAGACAgcccaaagcagctctgccctggggctcaCCAATGTTCCCTGGGcatcttttctgcttctccgCCTGGAGAGGGATGCGGGCACACCCGAGTCCTGTCTCCAGCACTGGGGCCAGCACAATCCTGACGGCGTTCCCTTCCTCAGGAGCTCCCAAAGGAGCACAAAGCGGCTGCTCTGCCTTcgagggaagggcaggagccGCGGCTCCCAGCGCACAGCCCTCCCGCACGGTTCCAGTTTCCGAGTCAGGAAACTCCGGCCTTTCTACAGCTCCTTGAAGTCTTAAAATAAACACCCCGAGCAATGAGTGGAAAGCTGgatcctctctccctgcctggatTTATGAGCCACGAGTCAGGAAAAACTGAagaggggggagagagagggagagatgtacataattttattttttttttctctcccttcaaATAAATTCTCGGTGCTTATCTGCAAAGTTCAGCTGTTTTCAGGCTGACCTGCGCGTGTTCTGCTGTTCCACTGCAAATTCCTGCTGCACAGGAGAGCTCAGGAGCTGCACTTGCACACGCCAGCAACCTGGGGTTTCATCTCTGATAGAGGGAGGCAGAACTTGTTAGCTGAGGACCCCGGTGAGGATCACTTCGCCCTCCTGCCGTGCTTGGCAGCTCAGCTTCTTCTCTTTACAACGAGGAAATGAAGCCAGGAGAGGAGGACAAGTGGGTGAATCTGCTTGGAGGAGATCAGGGGtagggaaagacaaaaaaatctgttctatGGGGCGTTTGTAAGGCGGCCAGGTTCCTGAAATGCTCgagcaccagggctgggggatggGGGACATCCCTCTGGTGCCCTCAGGAAGGAGCCCAGGAGCctcaggaaaaggggaaaatgctgCATCCTCCTTCAGCAAGGTGAACACAGCCGTGGACGGGGTGAGGGGCTGATCCAGCTCCTCGGGCCGAGCCCCAGTGAGCAAAACCCAGAGATGCCACGGtaggggaacattcccaggcagctccagccacctCCTGTGCCCCAGATGTGGTTTTAAGGCTTTTAAGCAGCAGTGAGAGGGCTGGTGTGGGACTGGGCTGTGCACTGGAGTCACTGGGGGATGGATGGGGCTGAGGGACGCTCCTCTGGGAGAGCTCAGCTCTCAGCCCTCCTCTGCCTTGGCCTTTCGCCTGGTGGGGCTGAATGAGAGAGCAAACCCTGCGAGCAGCAGGTCACCGGCAAGGAGACACGGCATCAATCGACGCGTTCCTGAGTAATGGTTGTGTCTTAGGACAGTAAAACCTCATCGGCTTTAACGTCGGGATGCTCGCACTGATGATTCATGAAAACGCCGAGCTGgatccctttcctctcctcccacagggctgggggaggcgGATCTGCCCCTGTGACATTGCTGCAAGGACCAGGAGTGACACCCGAGCCCTGGAGGGGACCCGAGGGGACTCCGAGCGGGAGGCACGTGAGGTGGCATTAATAAAACAACGCCAACACTCGCAGAATAAAGCCAGCcaattgtgtgtgtgtgtgtgtgtatcaaAGAGCTCCAGGCAGTTCGTTATAATTCCAATTAACGTGGGAAAGTTAATGACCGAAAGAGAATCCATCAGACTTTAAACAaatgggaaggaggagagactaAAGGTGTCTTTAAACTGGAACCAGCTACTCCAAAGAAATAGCAAATACTGAACATATCCAGTGGTCTAGGCAGGTGGGGGCTTCAATGGAtacagagcagagtgggagaggagctgggctttgctgggctTGGAAGGGCCAGAATTAAATCCCACAAGGCCAAAAACCAGAGGAGAGAGGACAGGAGGTGTCTCTTTTCTTGCCCTTTGGGGGAAACCATTTCCTTTGGCGCTGAGCTTTGcagggaaaacatttcaaaCCCTGTCGGTATTATTTCATCCCTGGGAGCTCAGGCAAGGCTCAGGGTCCTTTGTTCTCACGTCTGGCCGCCTTTGGGGTGATCCCAGGCTGGGTTATGTGGACACCCAGGCCAAAGGCACCATGAGCAGTGTGGTCCACGAGGgctcagccagagcagcctgtgagcAAACAGCCCTTCCCAGGCACTAAGGAAGATTTAAGAGTGAATCACATCAGCCCAGTCAAATCCAATTGCTATTGATAATGTCCATGTGCAATTAGAGCCAATTAAGGGGAGACAGCAGATGACAAGTGTTTGGCCAGGAGCTGACGGGGGTCAATACACCAGTCCAATTTCCCAAGGACTAAATGCAATTAAAGAGGATCACTTACCAGGCTTGCCCAGGAGGGCCAGCACATAAATGGGCACGGCCAGGTGCCGGGTGCCATCCTGGCAGGATGCAGAACTCCAGGAGcaagccctgctcctgccccagcctcaaGCTGAGGGAGGTGGCATCCATGTACCTTACCATGGTAGCGGCCTTCCTAGTCATCCTGGTGGTGGCTCTGCAGGGTTCCGTGCCCCAAAAGAGTGATTTCCCCTACAaggtgcccctggatccccaggggctgctggagctctcctgGAATGTCAGCTACCCCGAGCAGGCCGTGCATTTCCAGCTCCTCATCAGGGAGCTGCGCTTCGGGCTCCTCTTCGGGATGTCGGACAGGGGAGAGTTTGAGAATGCCGACCTGGCCGTGCTCTGGAGCGACGGGCACAACTCCTACTTTGGGGTGAGTCACTGGGGTGTTTGCACgggtgatttttggggtttgctCCCTGGGAGTGCAACTCTCTGAActtggtttgtggttttgtagAGTGGGGTAGAGGGCTCGGCAAAtgctgggctggccctgctgctccagaaggTTTTTGGGGATTTCTACCCCAGAGGACCCCACAGATCAGATCCACACGGGGGGTTTGGCATGGGGGTTAACccaaaaaaagaataaacacagcagcacatcagcaaggctgagggagccaggagctggatgtcTCTGCTGTGTTGAGCTGCAAAgatacacacacagaggatgCATCAACACCCTGCTTCACTCGTGTGCTGCTGCCagtcacattaaaaattaaccaCAGCTCCCATTAATGGCTCTGAGACAGGGCAAAAGTCACCAGGcagagaggctgctgctgccagcaggaagaTCCTGGCTGAGAGTTGCATCCACAGGGATCAAGGAGATAAAAGGGCAGCCTGGGGTGCTGTCAGAAATTAAAGGTGTATTTGGGTGAGATGTAAATGGGAGTGCAGGGGAAGCTGATCTCCAGTTGTgttgtttgctgctgctgctgcaaacccCATCCTTCCTGCCACTGTGTGTTTGTTGGGCTCCTGTTTGGgtgcttttcccagccctgggctctccaGCCCTATCCCCACCACATCGGGCTGATTTCGACTGCAGAAAGCAATTCCCATTTTTGCCCGTGTGAGGCTTTCCAGTAAGTTAAATTTTACCTCTCTGCTTACTTCAAATTAACCATAAAACACATTCTTTCGCAATCAGCCGCAATGTGATCCGCAGCGCAATGAAAGCATGAAAAGAAGGGTTCATTATCTGCGCTGTTTTCCTGCTAATTGCCAGCCTTTCAGGGGCTGTGGTGGCCCAAATGCTCCAGGATTTCACAGCATCATGTCAAGGAAACAGAAAGGATCATTTCTAATCTCGCCCAAAGACAAACGGCGCTGAATGAGACACCCGGCAGCGCTCGGGTTTGCTCTTTCTCTTGGTGCTGAACAACACCCTGCAAGGAGATCTCAATAAATCTCCCCAGCCCcggttttctctctcccagcagcttttcttctggATAAGCGTGTCGGCTGTTAAAAAGATCCAAATTTGCTCAGCCCCCCATGTACTGTGAGATTAAGTCGCACTCCGTATTCCTGCGACAACAAATGCCATGCGAGCTCCGCGGAGCTgatttccctctccccctctaAGGACAACATGTTCTGGAAATATGACTCTATAGTTCTGGCTGAAATGATGCCAAGTTCCTtcatccttttttcttctggtttttccTCCTGAGAGAAGAGAACCAGTGCCACTTTTGTGCCTACAGCCAGCTACTTCCTGGGTGCCTTTTCTGAGTAAACAGGAGGCCCACGGGAGAAACAAAAGATCAAAGAAACAACCTTGCTCAAATGCAAATTATCACAGGATTTTATACTCCAAACCTTCAAACCCTGAGGCAGAGGAATATCCTACTGCTTTGCTTCTTGGGGTGGCTTTGTCACCATCCTCTACAGCAAAGCAGTTTTtgggaggctgtgctgggctgccagAACAATCTGACCGCAGAAAATTTAGGGTTTTGCAAAGGGGCAGCAATTTCTGGGGCTGACATAACATCTCAGTAAGGGTCTGATATTTAAACTGAGGGAGGCTGGTTTGTGCCAAGGGTTTTGGAGAGCTCAGCACCCCCTTCCACAGGGTGCCCCCAAAATACAGCACAGACCAATGCAACACCTTCACACGTGCCTGGGGGTTTTCCTGCCTCCCTTCCCCACTCACACCTCAGCCTGTAAAGGTCTTTCTGCAGACTGTTAATGCTGGGTCAGGTGTTTTCTGGTGCCTGAGCACCTGAGGCCATTCCAGTATGGATCTGCCCAAGAGATGCTGGAGGTGGGCATGGAGCCCACCAAAGCCACAGGAGTCCTGCACCTCTGGGATGCTGAGGATGGACAGAAGGAGGACCTGTGGTACCTCTGGAGGTGcctcctggctgagcaggctgaTCTCTCCCTCACAGGATGCCTGGAGCGATGCCAAGGGGCAGCTCCACATGGATTCCCAGCAGGACTACCAGCTCCTCGGGGCTCGCAGGGCTCCTGAGGGGCTCTACCTGCTCTTCAGAAGAGCCTTCAGCACCTGTGACCCCAAGGACTACCTGATAGAGGTATGGCATCACCCTGACCCCACTGTGAcgcccccagccccatcccagccctggggaacagCTCCAGACACGtcctgcagggtttgggcacAGGCTCAGGGGTTGGTGCTGTGTGAGGCAGAGAGGAAGTGAGCTACAGATGTCAACCCTGGCCCATGAGTAATGTTTGGCACCATCTATTCACAACCCCTTCAAAAGCTCTCTCAAGTGTAGCTTTTAGCTCGTTTGCATCATCAGCTCCTGTTGAACATGCACTGGGGCTATATAAATCCCTCCTGCATCACTCTGCTCGGCAGCCTGGAGCCAACTGTTGGGAGTGTGTTACCAAGAGGGGTGGGTGTATCAACAGGAGGCAAACAGGAGGGTTgtgacaggagctgggacaaAGGGACAGCACACAAAGGTGCTGCTCCGTGCTCCTGGGTGCTGTGGTGACATCTCCCTGGCTCTGCAACCAGCACTCCTCtctgagctgggatttgggataaACCTTCCCAGTGGGGGATgtcacacagctcaggggctcagctccaggccctggctgcaggcaggaatcTGTGCAAGGCTCATCTCACATGAAAGCCTTTGTGGGCAGGATATTTTAGAGCCAACGTGGGCACAGAGTGTCCTCGAGTTTTTGCTGCTGGTGTTCAAAAGCTTCTCTTGTGGTGAGAAGTGTCTGCCGTCTGCCAAAACACTGAGAGGCCTGGAGGGAAAAATCTGTGTGCGAGAGCCACTGAAACACTTGCTGGCCTTTATTCTCTGATCCTTTAGGAGAAGATTGTTCTCTTTATCCTTTCTCCCTTATCTCCTGTCCAGAGCTCTCAGCGTTCTTGTTTGCAGTAGACTTTGAGCAGAGCTTCTTATGGTACCTTCCACTTGAAAAGAAGCTGGAATAAAAGAGAGGGCTTCAGggagttttatttctgctatttctgctgttttattttaccCCTCAGGTTATTGCTGGGCTGTAGGGGGTGGGGAGCCCTGCATTGAGGGGTTTGTGCCAGCCTGGAGCTCACGAGGGGTTTGGAAGGAGCACAGAGGATGTGCCACACTTTTGGAAATGCTGGGGAAAACTTTTCAGACTCTCCCACTTGGTAGGGAACCCTCAGTGACCACATCAGCTGAAGAAATACCCTGGGGTGTGTGGAGCTTTCCTGGGACAGCCCAGCAGAGTGAGCTGTGCAGTCAGGGCAGGGTCACAACGCCCATTTCTGGGTTCACCCCGCCAGCGCTGGTGCTGCtggtccctgcagctcctgttctGCCTGAAAACCCCACTGATACGTTCTGCTCTGGCTTCAGGATGGCACAGTGCACCTGATCTACGGCATCCTGGAGAAACCCGTGCCTTCCCTGCAGGCCATCAACATCTCTGCCCTCCACGGGGGGCTGCAGAGGGTGCAGCTGCTGAAACCCAACATCAGCATCCCTGAGCTGCCCAGCGACATGAAGAGCATGGAGATAACAGCTCCAGATGTTGTCATCCCCAGCCAGGAGACCACCTACTGGTGCTACATGGCAGAGCTCCCGGAGGGCTTCCCCAAACACCACATCATCATGGTaagaggcaggagaagaggCCTGGCTGCTTTTCAACCAGGGCGGATCAGGAATTGTGCTGAAAATCCTGGATTTTTACATCCTGATAATTCCGTGTCACAGGGAGGCTTTCAGGCCCTGACATCTTTTCAAATGTGGTCCCAAAACCTCTTCCAGGTCCACCCCACCAGTCAGCAGCATCTTCATGTCTTCTAGAGTGTCCCAGCAGGAAGGGACCAGGTGACCAGGTGATGTTTTCCCACCTGGCACATCCAGCAGGTTCCAGGGCAGGCTCAGAGCTGACTCCCTGCAGAAGGAACAGACCCACGGCAGGATTTTGGCACACAGAGAGCCACGAGGAGCataaaaacacaggaaacaaaCGAACAGGGCTGgtgagagcagggcacagccagccaggATGGGAACTGGCTCCTGAAAGATGAGGGAGAATCCATAAAAAAGAGAGTTACAGACAGAAATGCGACTTGTGGGTATTGCCCAGACGTGTTGCTTGGGCCATCTCCTgcaaaagagagggagaaagctGCTGACAGAGAAAGGGatgagctgctgggagagcaccCAGCAGGTGTGGGGGTGGCTCGGGAGGTGACCTGGCACATCCAGAGTCAAATCCCTCCAACACCCGAGCTGCAGCGAGCGCTCAGCCACTCCGAGGGGAGAGACGGCGCTGCAAAGGAAGGCTCAGAAGGAGGATTTTCTCTCTGACAGATGGTGTGAAGTGAATCATCTGTGTGTAAGTAAGAAGTGTGTAACTCCTGATACCTTCCCGCTGCTGCAGATCACTTCTGCAGCTGGCACTTTTAGCCAGAGATGTTCCTCAGGCTTGAGTCATTCTCTCTACCCCAAATCCCCCTCCCCGTGCcccaagcagctgctggatagaaacaaaacccaaagagctgcaggcagagctacaacaacaacaacaacacagcCAGGCCTCTCTGTAGGAAAGAGCAACAACCCCATGGCCACTTCAGCCCTACAAAACTGGTAAAGGGCTCAGTCATCACAAAACAGACCAAGATCTGCTGATCccctggacctgctgctggagaaaggatGAGCTGGTTCTCTGTGGGCTCTGGGTTGGTACCTGAGCCTGCCAAGAAATTAAACGTTTCCACAACTGACCTAAATGCTCCTTGGGCACTTACAACATGTTGTTTCCCCTTCGAAACACCCAGGTGCCTGACTCTAAAATATGAAGCCCTTGATGCCTCAGGCCCAGAGCAACCTTCCCTCCCCATCCTGTGGcacaaagggatattccagaaaGGAATATCCCAGATattcctgccctggggaccctgCACACCCCAGGGGTGGGCTCTCAGCGTGTCCTCTCCTTCTTGGGCTTTGCAGTACGAGCCAGTGGTGACAGCAGGCAACGAGGCTCTTGTTCACCACATGGAAGTGTTCCAGTGCACAGCCCAGTTCGACAGCTTCCCCCACTACAACGGGCCCTGCGACTCCAAGATGAAGCCAGACAGGCTCAACTACTGCAGGCACGTGCTGGCAGCCTGGGCCATGGGGGCACAGGTGGGTGTGACAAGGGACACGTCCCCCCGGGTGacatcctgccctgctgcctcccaaaCCACACTGATTCCACTTTGGGGTGTGACCTCGCACTGGGGTTTGGTTTCAGCCCTGTCTGAtcttcccagcccctcctgggggTGTGGGATTTTccacctcctcccagccctcctcctgTCTGGCGCCATGAATCAGTGGGGTGggacactggagcagctccccagggaatggtcctgGCCCTCAGCCTGAGAGAGCTCAAGGAGCtttttggacaatgctctcaggcacttGTGGGGTTCCTGGGgcttgtcctgtgcagggctagGAGCTGGATcttgatccttgtgggtcccttccaattcagggtgttttatgattctgtgaccaTACTCAGGTGTTGTGCCACTGCACGTGGAATGAGAGAAGCTTCTGGAAGCAAGGGCAGCTCTCCAAGCACAACCAAGGGCACACTTACCTCAGCCCATGGTGTGGGTCAGGATTATGTCCACACATTCCCTTAGGCTTTCCAGCCTTGTTCCCAGGAAAGCCACCCCTCTGCTGCCCTAACACCCTCCCTTCTGCTTCCAGGCTTTCTACTACCCTGAAGAAGCAGGTCTTGCCTTTGGTGGCCCAGGCTCCTCCAGATATTTGCGTCTGGAGATCCATTACCACAATCCCCTGGTGTTCAAAGGTGAGGGGCTGGGTGGTGCTGCCCATTGCTTTACCTGTCAGACCAGCGCAGGAGAGCAGGGGAAACTCCAGGGAGGGATTGCCACCTTCTGGGGAGGCCTCTGGCCAAAATCACGGCCCTGTCCTCAGCTTTCTGGATAGTCCAGatctgtccctgcaggaagaGTCCATTAAAAATCCCCaccatgctgctgcttttctggtcTCAGCGAAGTTATCCTCACTGAAGGCTGACATGTGGCCCAGAGGGGGGGAAGGATgtttgggaaaggaaggaaaattgtCCCCACACATTCCTGCAAGGATGTTATCCAGGGCAGCGCCAGGATTTAGCTGGACTGTCTCAGGAATCCCCCGAATTCCACACAAGGTTCTGAGGCTGGGTctgagctcagagcaggagTGACAGCAGTGCCAAGTCACCAGAGAGCCCAGGCTGCCAGGGGAGGGGGGATGTGGATGTTGTGTTCCTGTTCTCTTGCTTCGATAACATTGTCAGGAGacacattggaaaaaaaaaagcaggattcCAAACAACTCGGCTTCTTCATTAACATAAAAACAAGCAGCTTCTTGACTACCCAAGTATATTTTTAGGAGGCCAGAGCATATGTACTGTGGATCAATCATAGCACATTCGGCAACTTGAGAAGAAACACGGCTATAAATACAGAGTTCACCTCTTCCATCATTTATCTGCTTTTGCATGTTAACCAATAGTGTCTCCCTCGTTATTCTTATCCCTGGGTGGGCTCCAGCCTGGAGAcagggagctcagagctggcCTGAGCCCCTCCTGACCTACTGACCCTGCTCTTTCCCTTTGCCTGCACGGCCTTTTGGGATTAAAGATTGGGATTTGGGATTAAAGAAGCTGCATTGAGCCCCATTCCTGAGGGACTCCTCCGAAGCACCCCATGTCCTTCTGCTCTGGGCTCTCCAAAGACACCCCTTACCTTGCTGTCCTGGGACAATCCAGCCTCAGGTCAGTGCCCTCACCAGGGAACTAGGTGCATCTGGGGCCACTCGGTGAAGACTTGCACGAAAATCTGTAGggtttaaaacaattttaaacacATGAAGGAAGTTGGGAGGCGGagcctcccccagcagcacagcatcgtttgtttggggtttttttacctatCCTTGTTTTTTCACCTTTTGACCTTGTTCCTGCAGTGacctgtccttgtcccctggCCCACCAGGTCGCCGTGACTCCTCGGGGATCCGGCTGTACTACACGGCCACACTTCGTCCCTACGACGCCGGGATCATGGAGCTGGGCTTGGTGTACACCCCCGTGATGGCCATTCCCCCTGGAGAGCACAGCTTCGTCCTCACGGGGTACTGCACTGATAAATGCACCCAGCTGGTGAgtgcctgtcccctcctgcaccTCAGAGGAGAAAGGTTTTCCGTGGTTTTTCCCTGGCTCCGGGCAGAACCAATCTCCCAGTTTGAAGTTTTAAGCTCACCGTGAGGTggtgctggaaagaaaaatctgctgtgTACAATAAACAGAGAAGAGCAGCTGGTTGGGATGTGCTGAATCCCCCTGGAAGGAGCTCTCCTGGGGAGccatctgctccagctcccctgGGTACCATTCCCACAAAACTCACCGCTGAGCTGGCCGTGTCCCAGCGGTGCTTTccctcccagggatgggaaaattGGCTCCTGCTCTCGGGGAGCCTGCCAAGAGCTCTCTCAAAGATGGTTCCAAAGGGCCCACCTGGCTCTCTCAGGGAAGTTTTAGTGTGTTTTTGTAGGGCCTACCCACAAGGAATAGTTTGTGCCACCACTAACGAGGGTGGGGAAGGAAGCAGGAcctggctcagctgctcctgcGGCCCTGGAGCGTTGGTTTGGCAGCAATGAGGGTTTGTCCCTCCACAAGGAACTCACTGAGATGCTTTTCCAGGGGCACAGTGACCCCCCTAAACCCCGTGTGCGAGCCAGAACAGGGACAGCGAGGGGAtgtgagggaggggaggagagggacagggctgaCCACGGGGACTTGAgctctcctccttttcctcccccaggctctgccagctgctggcatCCGCATCTTCGCCTCCCAGCTCCACACACACCTGGCGGGGAGGAAAGTGGTGACGGTGCTGTCCCGGGACGGGAGAGAGCGGCAGGTTGTGAACGCTGACGGGCACTACAGCCCTCACTTCCAGGTACAGGGGCTGCCACTGCGGGCCAGGATGGGTGTCACCCCTGGGCACGGTGTCACCCCTGGGCACAGTGCCACCGTGGCACTGCTCTGACGTgtctcctttcctcccctcccaggAGATCCGCATGCTGAAGGAGGTGGTCGCGGTTTTTCCGGTGAGTTGCTCCAAAACCAGCGCATCCTGATCCCGTGGCACTGAGTGCCCTGCCTCCTTCCATCACCCCATCCCATCTGGGGACTCCCAGGGGGGCTGCAGTGAGGGTCCCGGGGTCGTTTCTGCCGTCTCCATGCGGATActttggggacagccaggcGCCCTGTCTCATACGGCGCAGAGCTGGTGTGTGGGCAGCCAGGAGATAAATTAGGCTCCTGATTTAGCTAGGCTTCGTCTGGCAGAGGGAGGCTCCTCAGGGGGTGAGGATGAGCCATGGTGGTGCCCTCTGGCCTTGCTtgatggaaggagaggaagagattCAGCGTCAGAGTGGGAGTGGGTGGGAAAACAGGGGTGGGACATGCCCCAGGGCTCTTCAGATGGGGTAGGACCTGACTGCAAAGCTGAGGGCagatcctggagctgctgtgccccacGAGGCTGCTCAAAGCACTCAGCACCCACTGGAACCGTGCCCGTGGTCCTCAGCACTGACTGTGGCAGGGAGGCTGTTGTGCCATCAAGTCAGCTCCGGATTTGGCACTTCAAACTCTTGCCTAAGTGCAACTTTAAGGTGTTTTCAACGCTGCAGAAATTGTCAAAAAGCGAGGAAAGCAGGAAGCACCATCCCTGGGATGCAGCCCTGGGGGATCTCTGCAGGGGATGCAGGTTTAGCAAGGACTCCTGTGGGGTTGCAGGCTCCTGCTATGGGGAGCAGAGATTTCTATGTGGAACACTCCCCAGTCCCTAAATTTCCCCGTGTTTGATCCCCCCCCAGGGCGATGAACTCATCACCACCTGCACATACAACACCGAGGATCGGAGCAGAGCCACCGTGGTGAGCACACAGGGGGCACACACTGCCTTTGGGGGCAAcccagggtgggtttgggggcaCCCCCAGAGTGAGGACCTGTACAAAGCCAGGCTGAATCACAGCCAGGAGCCAAGGGAGGGTGGGAAGAAGGGAGCTCAcaaggctctgctgcctgcagcgGGGATGTGAAGGTGCTAATTGTGAAGTCGCATGTGTCACTCTAATTCCCATCACAAACTGTTCCACCAAGGATTAATTGTAATTAAAGAGAAGTGGCACTTTTTT
Proteins encoded in this window:
- the DBH gene encoding dopamine beta-hydroxylase produces the protein MQLKRITYQACPGGPAHKWARPGAGCHPGRMQNSRSKPCSCPSLKLREVASMYLTMVAAFLVILVVALQGSVPQKSDFPYKVPLDPQGLLELSWNVSYPEQAVHFQLLIRELRFGLLFGMSDRGEFENADLAVLWSDGHNSYFGDAWSDAKGQLHMDSQQDYQLLGARRAPEGLYLLFRRAFSTCDPKDYLIEDGTVHLIYGILEKPVPSLQAINISALHGGLQRVQLLKPNISIPELPSDMKSMEITAPDVVIPSQETTYWCYMAELPEGFPKHHIIMYEPVVTAGNEALVHHMEVFQCTAQFDSFPHYNGPCDSKMKPDRLNYCRHVLAAWAMGAQAFYYPEEAGLAFGGPGSSRYLRLEIHYHNPLVFKGRRDSSGIRLYYTATLRPYDAGIMELGLVYTPVMAIPPGEHSFVLTGYCTDKCTQLALPAAGIRIFASQLHTHLAGRKVVTVLSRDGRERQVVNADGHYSPHFQEIRMLKEVVAVFPGDELITTCTYNTEDRSRATVGGFGILEEMCVNYVHYYPQTQLELCKSAVDPGYLHRYFNLVNRFNDEEICMCPQVSVPQQFYSIPWNTFNRDVLKSLYAFAPISMHCNKSSAVRFPGEWEKQPLPRITERLREPIPRCPPAPEPQPAAPVPLNLGQLRRD